TGCCATCTGATTGGAGTTTGATGACCATGAGTGTGGAAACTCAAAAGGAAACCCTGGGCTTCCAGACCGAGGTAAAGCAGCTGCTGCACCTCATGATCCATTCGCTGTATTCCAACAAGGAAATTTTCCTTCGCGAATTGATCTCGAACGCCTCTGACGCTGTCGACAAGCTGCGCTTCGAAGCCCTGGCCAAGCCAGAGTTGCTCGAAGGTGGCGCTGATCTGAAAATCCGTGTGAGCTTCGACAAGGACGCCAAGACCGTCACCCTCGAAGACAACGGTATCGGCATGAACCGTGACGATGTGATCACCCATCTGGGGACCATCGCCAAATCGGGCACCGCCGACTTCATGAAGAACCTTTCCGGCGATCAGAAGAAAGATTCGCACCTGATCGGCCAGTTCGGTGTGGGCTTCTATTCCGCCTTCATCGTTGCCGACCAGGTTGACGTTTACTCCCGTCGCGCGGGCACTCCAGCGAGCGAAGGCGTGCACTGGTCGTCGAAAGGCGAGGGCGAGTTCGAAGTCGCCACCATCGAAAAAGCAGAGCGCGGCACACGCATCGTCTTGCACCTCAAAGCGGCGGAAGACGAGTTCGCTGATGGCTGGCGTCTGCGCAACATCATCAAGAAATACTCCGACCACATCGCTTTGCCGATCGAGCTGCCGAAAGAAGCTGCTGCCGCCGAAGGCGAAGAAGCTCCCGCCGTCGAATGGGAAACCGTCAACCGCGCCAGCGCACTGTGGACCCGTCCGCGTACTGAAGTGAAGGACGAGGAATACCAGGAATTTTACAAGCACATCGCTCACGACTTCGAAAATCCGCTGTCGTGGAGCCACAACAAGGTTGAAGGCAAGCTCGAGTACAGCTCGCTGTTGTACGTGCCGGCCCGTGCACCGTTCGATCTGTACCAGCGTGAAGCGCCCAAAGGCCTGAAGCTGTATGTCCAGCGCGTGTTCGTCATGGATCAGGCCGAGTCGTTCCTGCCGCTGTACCTGCGCTTCATCAAAGGTGTGGTCGATTCCAACGACCTGTCGCTGAACGTGTCGCGCGAAATCCTGCAGAAAGACCCGATCATCGATTCGATGAAAACCGCGCTGACCAAGCGCGTGCTGGACATGCTGGAAAAACTGGCAAAGAACGAGCCTGAGCAATACAAAGGCTTCTGGAAAAACTTCGGTCAGGTCATGAAAGAAGGCCCGGCAGAAGATTTCGCCAACAAAGAGAAAATTGCCGGTCTGCTGCGTTTCGCATCGACCCACGGCGACGACGGCGAGCAGGTTGTCGGTCTGGCTGACTACCTGGCCCGTGCCAAGGAAGGTCAGGACAAGATCTACTACCTCACCGGCGAAACCTACGCGCAGGTCAAGAACAGCCCGCACCTGGAAGTCTTCCGCAAGAAAGGCATCGAAGTGCTGCTGCTGACCGACCGCATCGACGAGTGGCTGATGAGCTACCTCAGCGAATTCGATGGCAAGACCTTTGTCGACGTTGCGCGAGGTGATCTGGATCTGGGCAATCTGGACTCGGAAGAGGACAAGAAAGCCGCAGAGGAGGTCGCCAAGTCCAAAGAGGGTCTGGTCGAGCGCCTGAAAACCGCGCTGGGCGATTCCGTCGCCGAAGTTCGCGTGTCGCATCGTCTGACCGATTCGCCGGCCATCCTGGCCATTGGCGAACAGGACCTGGGCCTGCAAATGCGCCAGATCCTCGAAGCCAGTGGGCAGAAGGTGCCGGATTCGAAGCCGATCTTCGAATTCAACCCAAGCCACCCGCTCATCGAAAAACTCGATGGCGAGCAAAGCGAAGAGCGTTTTGGCGACCTGTCGCACATCCTCTTCGATCAGGCCGCGCTGGCGGCTGGCGACAGCTTGAACGATCCGGCGGCTTACGTGCGCCGTCTGAACAAGCTGCTGGTTGAACTGTCGGTTTAATCAAGTTGTAGAAAAACCCGCTTCGGCGGGTTTTTTCATTCTGGTGTTTAAACGAATCAGGAGTGAGAAATGAGCCAAGTCACTGTACGTTCCGTGGTCTATCAGATTGACGGCCAGCCTTATGAAGGCCGTCTGGCGTTCGACGCTGAGCACAGAGGCGCGCGTCCGGGCTTGCTGATGGCGCCGAACTGGATGGGTGTTGGTGCTGGCGCTGAAGAGATCGCCAAATCAGTCGCGGCCGAGGGTTACGTGGTGTTGATCGCCGACGTTTACGGTCAGGCCGTGCGTCCGCAGAACAACGATCAGGCGCTGGCTGCGATGACGCCGCTCAAGGACGACCGCGCGCTGCTGCGCAAACGTCTGCAAGTGGCCTTCGAACATCTGCAGACTCAGGGCGAGGCGGCGGTGGATACCTCGAAACTGGCGGTGTTCGGTTTCTGCTTCGGCGGTTGCTGTGCACTGGATCTCGCGCGGACCGGCGCGCCAGTAAAAGCGGTGGTGTCATTCCACGGCACGCTGGATTCGCCAAACCCGGCGGACGCGAAAAACATCAAGGGCTCGGTGCTGGTGCTGCACGGCGCTTCCGATCCGTTGGTGCCGAAAGAGCAGTTGCCTGCGTTTGAAGACGAAATGAACGCAGCGCATGTGGACTGGCAGCTGTTGAGTTACGGCGGCGCCGTGCACTCGTTTACCGATCCGCATGCAAATGTGCCGGGCAAGATGATGTACGACGAGAAGACGGCCAAGCGCGCGTTCAAGTCGATGCATGATCTGCTGGATGAAGTGTTCAACGGTTAAAAGCGAAAAACCCCTCACCCTAGCCCTCTCCCGGAGGGAGAGGGGACTGATTGGGGGTTGCTCGGGAGTGGCGTCGACCTGAACGTGAATAGGTGAATCCATAATCGCCGAGGCTTTTCAGGTCGATGTATAACGCAAGACACCTCGGTCGGCTCCCTCTCCCTCTGGGAGAGGGCTGGGGTGAGGGTAAGCGGCCTAGCGCGGTAGTTCGATCCGCTCGACTTCCCCCGGCACCGTCGGCCAATCCCCGGCTGCCCATTTACGCCGTGCCTCATCGATGGCCGCCGGATCACTGGCAACAAAATTCCAGTTGATTCGGCGC
This window of the Pseudomonas fluorescens genome carries:
- a CDS encoding dienelactone hydrolase family protein — translated: MSQVTVRSVVYQIDGQPYEGRLAFDAEHRGARPGLLMAPNWMGVGAGAEEIAKSVAAEGYVVLIADVYGQAVRPQNNDQALAAMTPLKDDRALLRKRLQVAFEHLQTQGEAAVDTSKLAVFGFCFGGCCALDLARTGAPVKAVVSFHGTLDSPNPADAKNIKGSVLVLHGASDPLVPKEQLPAFEDEMNAAHVDWQLLSYGGAVHSFTDPHANVPGKMMYDEKTAKRAFKSMHDLLDEVFNG
- the htpG gene encoding molecular chaperone HtpG, whose product is MSVETQKETLGFQTEVKQLLHLMIHSLYSNKEIFLRELISNASDAVDKLRFEALAKPELLEGGADLKIRVSFDKDAKTVTLEDNGIGMNRDDVITHLGTIAKSGTADFMKNLSGDQKKDSHLIGQFGVGFYSAFIVADQVDVYSRRAGTPASEGVHWSSKGEGEFEVATIEKAERGTRIVLHLKAAEDEFADGWRLRNIIKKYSDHIALPIELPKEAAAAEGEEAPAVEWETVNRASALWTRPRTEVKDEEYQEFYKHIAHDFENPLSWSHNKVEGKLEYSSLLYVPARAPFDLYQREAPKGLKLYVQRVFVMDQAESFLPLYLRFIKGVVDSNDLSLNVSREILQKDPIIDSMKTALTKRVLDMLEKLAKNEPEQYKGFWKNFGQVMKEGPAEDFANKEKIAGLLRFASTHGDDGEQVVGLADYLARAKEGQDKIYYLTGETYAQVKNSPHLEVFRKKGIEVLLLTDRIDEWLMSYLSEFDGKTFVDVARGDLDLGNLDSEEDKKAAEEVAKSKEGLVERLKTALGDSVAEVRVSHRLTDSPAILAIGEQDLGLQMRQILEASGQKVPDSKPIFEFNPSHPLIEKLDGEQSEERFGDLSHILFDQAALAAGDSLNDPAAYVRRLNKLLVELSV